In one Bradyrhizobium cosmicum genomic region, the following are encoded:
- the cobJ gene encoding precorrin-3B C(17)-methyltransferase — MTGTLTIAGLGPGSDGLVTPEVSAALAAATDILGYAPYVARVPPRAGLNLRPSDNREELQRASEALRLAAEGGQVVVVSSGDPGVFAMASAVFEALEQAPQWRELPIRVLPGITAMLAAAARAGAPLGHDFCAINLSDNLKPWTVIEKRLRLAAEADFAIAMYNPRSASRPEGFVRALAVLKEAGCGEQLVIFARAVSAADETIETVRLNDATPEMADMRTLVIVCNSRTRRVGRWVYAPRQVR, encoded by the coding sequence ATGACGGGCACGCTGACCATCGCGGGCCTCGGGCCGGGCAGCGATGGCCTGGTGACGCCCGAGGTTTCCGCCGCACTCGCGGCTGCCACCGACATTCTGGGTTATGCGCCCTATGTCGCGCGCGTGCCACCGCGGGCCGGCCTCAACTTGCGCCCATCTGACAATCGCGAAGAGCTGCAACGCGCGAGCGAGGCGCTGCGGCTTGCCGCCGAAGGCGGACAGGTCGTGGTCGTGTCCTCCGGCGACCCCGGGGTCTTTGCAATGGCCTCGGCCGTGTTCGAGGCGCTCGAACAGGCGCCGCAATGGCGGGAGCTTCCCATTCGCGTGCTGCCGGGCATCACCGCGATGCTGGCGGCGGCCGCCCGCGCCGGGGCGCCGCTTGGGCATGATTTCTGCGCGATCAATCTCTCCGACAATCTCAAGCCGTGGACGGTGATCGAGAAGCGTCTGCGGCTGGCCGCCGAAGCCGATTTTGCCATCGCGATGTACAATCCGCGCTCGGCCAGCCGGCCGGAAGGATTTGTCCGCGCGCTCGCCGTGCTGAAGGAAGCCGGCTGCGGCGAGCAACTGGTGATCTTCGCCCGCGCGGTCAGTGCCGCTGACGAGACAATCGAGACCGTGAGGCTGAACGACGCAACGCCAGAGATGGCCGACATGCGTACGCTCGTGATTGTCTGCAATTCGCGGACGCGCCGTGTCGGCCGCTGGGTCTATGCGCCGAGGCAGGTCCGATGA
- a CDS encoding precorrin-8X methylmutase: MPHVYETDGAAIYRQSFATIRAEADLARFTPDEEQVAVRMIHAAGMVGLEAHIRFTSGMATIARAALQKGAPILCDARMVSEGITRARLPAANAVICTLGDEAVPALAQSMRNTRSAAALELWRPHLHGAIVAIGNAPTALFHLLNMLEDRDCPRPAAIIGCPVGFVGAAESKAALMADPPVPALTVEGRLGGSAITVAAVNALASRSE; this comes from the coding sequence ATGCCGCACGTCTACGAAACCGATGGTGCGGCGATCTACCGGCAATCCTTCGCGACCATCCGGGCCGAGGCCGATCTTGCTCGCTTCACGCCGGACGAGGAGCAGGTCGCGGTGCGGATGATCCACGCCGCCGGCATGGTCGGCCTCGAGGCACATATCCGCTTCACATCAGGCATGGCGACCATTGCGCGAGCGGCCTTGCAGAAGGGCGCGCCGATCCTGTGCGACGCGCGCATGGTCTCGGAAGGAATTACACGCGCGAGATTGCCTGCGGCCAACGCCGTCATCTGTACGCTCGGCGACGAAGCCGTTCCTGCGCTGGCGCAATCCATGCGCAACACCCGCTCGGCGGCAGCGCTGGAGTTGTGGCGGCCGCACCTGCATGGCGCGATCGTCGCGATCGGCAACGCGCCGACCGCGCTGTTTCACCTGCTCAACATGCTGGAGGACCGGGATTGCCCGCGGCCCGCGGCGATCATCGGCTGCCCGGTCGGCTTCGTCGGCGCAGCCGAATCCAAGGCGGCGCTGATGGCCGATCCGCCGGTGCCGGCGCTGACGGTCGAGGGCCGCCTCGGCGGCTCGGCGATTACCGTTGCCGCCGTGAACGCGCTGGCGAGCCGGAGCGAGTAG
- a CDS encoding precorrin-2 C(20)-methyltransferase has translation MGRIICCGLGPGDPDLMSVRADRTVRGAQHVAYFRKKGRPGQARRIVEGMLAADVTEYPMEYPVTTEIAFDSAEYVQLLAGFHDEWAERLARLSRAVDVVVLCEGDPYFYGSFMHLHTRLQGRVEIEVIAGIPGMVGCWNGVGQPIALGDDVTTVLMGTLAEDELERRMRDSDALVIMKTGRNLAKVRRALASAGRLDDSWLVERGTMPGERVVRLAEIDAADCPYFAIVLVHGKGRHPDAAE, from the coding sequence ATGGGACGCATCATCTGTTGCGGTCTCGGCCCTGGCGACCCGGATCTGATGAGCGTCCGCGCGGACCGCACGGTGCGCGGCGCGCAGCATGTCGCCTATTTCCGCAAGAAGGGTCGGCCCGGGCAGGCGCGGCGCATCGTCGAGGGCATGCTGGCGGCCGACGTCACCGAATATCCCATGGAATATCCTGTTACGACAGAGATCGCCTTCGACAGCGCGGAGTACGTGCAGCTGCTGGCCGGCTTCCACGACGAATGGGCCGAGCGCCTTGCGAGATTGTCCCGTGCGGTCGACGTCGTCGTGCTCTGTGAAGGCGATCCTTACTTCTACGGCTCCTTCATGCATCTGCACACGCGACTGCAAGGCCGGGTCGAGATCGAGGTGATCGCCGGCATTCCCGGCATGGTCGGCTGCTGGAATGGCGTCGGCCAGCCGATCGCGCTCGGCGACGACGTGACGACGGTGCTGATGGGCACGCTGGCTGAAGACGAGCTCGAACGGCGCATGCGCGATTCCGATGCGCTCGTGATCATGAAGACCGGGCGCAACCTGGCAAAGGTGCGCCGCGCGCTAGCCTCCGCCGGCCGGCTCGATGATTCCTGGCTGGTCGAGCGCGGCACCATGCCGGGCGAGCGCGTGGTGCGGCTCGCCGAGATCGATGCCGCCGATTGTCCTTACTTTGCGATCGTGCTCGTGCACGGCAAGGGCCGGCATCCGGACGCCGCCGAATGA
- the cobG gene encoding precorrin-3B synthase: MSAASVKGWCPGALRPMLSGDGLVVRVRPFGGRLEAGQVAGLAELAERYGNGLIDVTSRANLQIRGVTEQGHRRLLDGLALLRLLDPDTDIEARRNILVTPFWNVGDETQALAAELEEALADSSLELPTKFGFAIDDGESRVLAGDSADVRIERDRDGRLLVRADGAKLGRFVGRGEVVSTALAFASWFIASGGAQGGRGRMAAHIAAGAALPQALNGETEPAPVMAASRPGHYPHGALVGVAFGQMLHTTLHQFSGCGHALRMTPWRMVLSEGKREMPSGAGLITEPHDPALRVIACSGAPRCREAHADTRALAAALAPRIALDTRLHVSGCAKGCARSGASAVTLVATSAGFDLVRGGSTRDEPVLRGLNGADIVSDPSILVGGH, translated from the coding sequence ATGAGTGCAGCATCGGTGAAGGGCTGGTGTCCCGGCGCGCTGCGCCCTATGCTATCGGGCGACGGGCTCGTGGTCCGCGTGCGCCCGTTCGGCGGTCGTCTCGAAGCCGGGCAGGTCGCCGGTCTTGCCGAGCTCGCCGAGCGTTACGGCAACGGTCTGATCGACGTGACCAGCCGCGCCAACCTACAGATCAGGGGCGTCACCGAACAGGGCCACCGCCGGCTGCTCGATGGACTTGCGTTGCTGCGGCTGCTCGATCCCGACACTGACATCGAGGCCCGCCGCAACATTCTGGTGACACCGTTCTGGAATGTTGGTGACGAGACGCAGGCGCTCGCTGCCGAGCTTGAAGAAGCGCTCGCGGACAGTTCGCTTGAACTCCCCACCAAATTCGGTTTCGCCATCGATGACGGAGAATCGCGCGTACTCGCCGGCGATTCCGCCGACGTGCGGATCGAACGCGACCGCGACGGCCGCCTGCTGGTGCGGGCCGACGGCGCAAAGCTTGGCCGTTTTGTCGGGCGTGGAGAGGTCGTGAGCACCGCGCTCGCATTCGCATCCTGGTTCATCGCCTCCGGCGGCGCGCAGGGCGGGCGAGGGCGCATGGCAGCCCACATTGCGGCCGGCGCGGCGTTGCCCCAAGCATTGAACGGCGAGACTGAACCGGCACCGGTGATGGCCGCGTCGCGGCCCGGGCATTATCCGCACGGCGCCCTGGTCGGCGTTGCGTTCGGACAGATGCTGCACACGACGCTGCATCAATTCTCCGGCTGCGGTCATGCGTTGCGCATGACGCCGTGGCGGATGGTGCTGAGCGAGGGCAAGCGGGAGATGCCGAGCGGGGCGGGCCTCATCACCGAGCCTCACGACCCCGCATTGCGCGTCATTGCCTGCAGCGGCGCGCCGCGCTGCCGCGAGGCCCACGCCGACACGCGTGCGCTGGCCGCCGCGCTCGCGCCGCGCATCGCGCTCGACACGCGGCTGCACGTCTCCGGCTGCGCCAAGGGCTGCGCCCGTTCCGGCGCGTCCGCGGTGACGCTGGTCGCGACCAGCGCCGGCTTCGACCTCGTTCGCGGCGGCTCGACGCGCGACGAGCCGGTCCTGCGCGGGTTGAATGGCGCCGACATCGTCAGCGATCCCTCCATCCTGGTCGGAGGGCACTGA